The following are encoded together in the Zygosaccharomyces rouxii strain CBS732 chromosome C complete sequence genome:
- the ARP6 gene encoding Arp6p (similar to uniprot|Q12509 Saccharomyces cerevisiae YLR085C ARP6 Nuclear actin-related protein involved in chromatin remodeling component of chromatin-remodeling enzyme complexes), whose product MESPPIVVDNGSYEIKFGTPDLETPHRAFNALARDKFGSYYLSNQIKTIKDISSVVFRRPHEFGQLTSWELESAIWDYCFFNPDEFNGFDLKDSKGQHLVVSETCMTIPELSKNMDQVVFEEYEFASMFKSPIAGFAPFGRPSIAISGKGDDQPNRKAEPDAYEPFQLVIDVGFNCTWVVPVIKGIPYYKAVKKLDIGGRFLNGLLKETLSFRHYNVMDETILVNNIKENCLFVSPVSYFESFKHKEQTAVEYVLPDFQTSFLGYVKDPKKPLPQDSQTVELKDELFSVPETFFHPEIPQLLKPGIIETILESLSILPEQLRPLMLGNIVCTGGNFNLPNFATRLATELQRQLPTDWTCTVHLPSGPKELYGWSSMASFTNSPLYSDARVTREEYFEHGVDWCTRHRFGYQNWM is encoded by the coding sequence GGTACTCCTGATCTAGAGACACCGCATAGAGCTTTTAATGCTCTTGCTCGGGATAAATTTGGCAGTTACTACCTTTCTAATCAGATCAAGACTATAAAGGACATATCGTCAGTTGTATTTAGAAGGCCTCACGAATTTGGACAACTAACTTCATGGGAATTAGAAAGTGCCATTTGGGATTACTGTTTCTTCAATCCTGATGAattcaatggatttgaCCTCAAGGATAGTAAGGGCCAGCATTTAGTGGTTAGCGAAACATGCATGACGATACCAGAATTGAGTAAAAACATGGATCAAGTAGTCTTCGAAGAATACGAATTTGCTAGTATGTTCAAAAGCCCCATAGCAGGATTTGCACCATTTGGTAGACCTTCTATTGCGATTTCGGGTAAAGGTGATGATCAACCAAATCGGAAGGCAGAACCTGATGCATATGAACCATTCCAACTGGTAATCGATGTAGGCTTTAACTGTACTTGGGTTGTGCCTGTGATCAAAGGTATTCCTTATTATAAGGCAGTTAAAAAACTAGATATTGGCGGTAGATTTTTGAATGGCTTACTGAAAGAGACGCTTTCATTTCGACATTATAACGTTATGGATGAAACTATACTTGTGAATAATATTAAGGAAAACTGTCTATTTGTGAGTCCCGTATCTTATTTTGAAAGCTTTAAGCATAAAGAGCAAACCGCTGTAGAATATGTCCTACCAGATTTTCAAACTAGTTTTCTAGGTTACGTCAAGGATCCAAAGAAGCCATTACCACAAGATTCGCAGACAgttgaattgaaagatgaattatttTCCGTCCCAGAGACATTTTTCCATCCAGAAATACCACAACTTTTAAAACCAGGTATCATTGAAACTATACTGGAGAGTTTATCGATTTTACCAGAACAACTGAGACCGTTAATGTTAGGTAATATCGTTTGCACGGGTGGTAATTTTAATCTGCCAAATTTCGCGACTAGATTAGCTACTGAATTACAAAGACAATTACCGACTGACTGGACATGTACAGTTCATCTACCGAGTGGGCCTAAGGAACTTTACGGTTGGTCATCCATGGCATCATTTACCAATTCACCATTATACAGTGATGCTCGTGTAACAAGGGAAGAATATTTCGAACATGGTGTTGATTGGTGTACGAGGCATAGGTTTGGCTATCAAAATTGGATGTAA